GATGGGTTTATACTCAGAAAAACATAAAAGTATAAACGATATACCGAATGGCGCCACCATTGCGGTACCGAACGAAGCCACTAATATGGGCAGAGCCTTTTTACTCTTACAAGAAGCAGGTTTGATTACCTTGCCGAAGGATTTTGATGGCAATGGATCCTTGGACAAAATCGTGGATAACCCAAAGAACATTAAAATTGAACCAGTGGTAGCTGGGCAGACACCACGTGTCCTTCCTGATGTGGATGCATCCATTATTAATAATGGAATTGCTGTAGATGCAGGGTTTGATCCTATCAAAGATTCCATTTTCCATGAAGACGCAACGGCAAAACCGTATATAAACATTATTGCTGCTCGAACCGAGGACAAAAATCGTGACGTATTAAAACGCATTGCAGAGCTTTACCAAGAAGATGATGTAGCGAAACTAATAGAAACAGAATTTAAGGGAGCGCAAATTCCAACATTTGTCCCATTAAGTGAAATCGATTATTAAAAGGGAGGATGAGATACTATGACCACAATTACACATGATACTGAACTACTAAAAGCTAGCATCATCTCGAGTATTGAAAAGAATAAACAAACGTATCTCACTACCAGTCATCAAATTCATGAACGTCCGGAAATTGGTAATCAAGAATTCTTTGCTTCAGAATTACTGAAAAGTCTTCTTCTATTAGAAGGATTTACAATTGAAAGTAATGTAGCTGGACATGAAACAGCTTTTATCGCTAGAAAGAAAGCCGCAAAGCTAGGAGGTCCGGTTATTGGTTTCTTAGCAGAATATGATGCCTTACCTGGACTCGGGCATGCTTGTGGTCATAATATTATCGGGACAACTAGTACGGCAGCAGCCATCGCTTTTAGTAAGGTAATAGAAGAAACAGGCGGAGAAGCCGTTGTATTTGGTACACCCGCAGAAGAAGGCGGCCCTAATGGAAGCGCAAAGGGAAGCTTTGTGAAACATGGATTAACCGATGGAATTGATGCCTTCATGATGATACACCCTGGCAATGAAACGAGAGTGACCTGTGAGACACTTGCTGTTGACCCGCTTGACTTTGAGTTTATTGGGAAGTCTGCTCATGCAGCAGCAGCTCCTGAAGAAGGAATTAATGCCTTAGATGGTGTGATTCAACTTTTCAATGGAATCAATGCACTGAGACAACACCTCTCAAGTGATGTACGTATCCATGGGATTATTACTGATGGGGGAGATGCGCCTAATATTGTCCCGGACTACGCAAAAGCCAGATTCTATATTAGAGCAGCCACTCGACAAACATTAGATGCAGTTACGAATAAAGTGAAGGCTATTGCTGAAGGAGCTGCACTGGCTACTGGCGCAAAGGTAAATGTGATTGCCTTCCAAAATCAAATCGATAACTTTTTATTAAATAAAAGCTTTGATGAAGCAGCAGGGAATGTATTAGATAGTCTTGGAGAAACTTTGTTCACTAGTGAAGGAAAAGGCTTAGGTTCGACTGACGGAGGAAATATAAGTCAGGTCGTACCGACTATTCATCCCTATATTAAAATTGGAGGAAGTGAACTTGTCGCGCATACTAATGAATTTAGAGAAGCGGCTAGATCACCTAAAGGTGATGAAGCACTCATTACGGGTGCGAAAGCGCTTGCTTTAATTGCTCTTAGATTAGTAACCGAACCGGAATTATTAAAAAGGATTAAAGAAGAGTTTATAGAAACAAAAAAATAGCAGCAAACAGAAAGCGTGTATCTCTAAGTGAGATACACGCTTTTATATAGAAGGAAGTAGGTATTTACTAAATCAATGAAAGAAAGTGATTGACATAAAAAGCAGGAGGGAGTATTATTAGTAAGTCGCCAACACAGCGGCTTTGAAAAAACAATAACACGCATGCCACAGGGGATGCTGAAGCGTAGCTTAAGAAGAAACATTCTTAAAAAAACTTATTGACTTCTTACTTGGTTGATGGTAAGATAAAGTAGTCGCTGAGAAACACGGCGATTAAAAATAAGTTAAAAACTTCGCAGAAGTTGACAACTGTTCGTAACCATGTTATACTAATTCTTGTAGCTAGCGAATAACTCGCAGCTGAAATTGCTCTTTGAAAACTGAACAAAACAAAGCGTCAACGTTTTAAAGAAGTGAGTACACACTATAAAAACAACCGAGCAAGTCAAACATTCTACGGAGAGTTTGATCCTGGCTCAGGATGAACGCTGGCGGCGTGCCTAATACATGCAAGTCGAGCGAATTGTTGAGTTTACTCAACAGTTAGCGGCGGACGGGTGAGTAACACGTGGGCAACCTGCCTATAAGACTGGGATAACTTCGGGAAACCGGAGCTAATACCGGATATGTTCTTTTCTCGCATGAGAGAAGATGGAAAGACGGTTTCGGCTGTCACTTATAGATGGGCCCGCGGCGCATTAGCTAGTTGGTGAGGTAATGGCTCACCAAGGCAACGATGCGTAGCCGACCTGAGAGGGTGATCGGCCACACTGGGACTGAGACACGGCCCAGACTCCTACGGGAGGCAGCAGTAGGGAATCTTCCGCAATGGACGAAAGTCTGACGGAGCAACGCCGCGTGAACGATGAAGGCTTTCGGGTCGTAAAGTTCTGTTGTTAGGGAAGAACAAGTACCAGAGTAACTGCTGGTACCTTGACGGTACCTAACCAGAAAGCCACGGCTAACTACGTGCCAGCAGCCGCGGTAATACGTAGGTGGCAAGCGTTATCCGGAATTATTGGGCGTAAAGCGCGCGCAGGTGGTTCCTTAAGTCTGATGTGAAAGCCCCCGGCTCAACCGGGGAGGGTCATTGGAAACTGGGGAACTTGAGTGTAGAAGAGGAAAGTGGAATTCCACGTGTAGCGGTGAAATGCGTAGAGATGTGGAGGAACACCAGTGGCGAAGGCGACTTTCTGGTCTATAACTGACACTGAGGCGCGAAAGCGTGGGGAGCAAACAGGATTAGATACCCTGGTAGTCCACGCCGTAAACGATGAGTGCTAAGTGTTAGAGGGTTTCCGCCCTTTAGTGCTGCAGCTAACGCATTAAGCACTCCGCCTGGGGAGTACGGCCGCAAGGCTGAAACTCAAAGGAATTGACGGGGGCCCGCACAAGCGGTGGAGCATGTGGTTTAATTCGAAGCAACGCGAAGAACCTTACCAGGT
The Peribacillus sp. FSL H8-0477 genome window above contains:
- a CDS encoding MetQ/NlpA family ABC transporter substrate-binding protein, whose protein sequence is MKKLFLFIILAVFSTVLSACGDSEGSGDKKETVKIGISGTDDRVWKYVAEKAEKEGIEIKLVSFSDYVQPNVALAEGDLDANSFQTVSYFNAFIKERKLDLAPVATTVIAPMGLYSEKHKSINDIPNGATIAVPNEATNMGRAFLLLQEAGLITLPKDFDGNGSLDKIVDNPKNIKIEPVVAGQTPRVLPDVDASIINNGIAVDAGFDPIKDSIFHEDATAKPYINIIAARTEDKNRDVLKRIAELYQEDDVAKLIETEFKGAQIPTFVPLSEIDY
- a CDS encoding M20 family metallopeptidase, which produces MTTITHDTELLKASIISSIEKNKQTYLTTSHQIHERPEIGNQEFFASELLKSLLLLEGFTIESNVAGHETAFIARKKAAKLGGPVIGFLAEYDALPGLGHACGHNIIGTTSTAAAIAFSKVIEETGGEAVVFGTPAEEGGPNGSAKGSFVKHGLTDGIDAFMMIHPGNETRVTCETLAVDPLDFEFIGKSAHAAAAPEEGINALDGVIQLFNGINALRQHLSSDVRIHGIITDGGDAPNIVPDYAKARFYIRAATRQTLDAVTNKVKAIAEGAALATGAKVNVIAFQNQIDNFLLNKSFDEAAGNVLDSLGETLFTSEGKGLGSTDGGNISQVVPTIHPYIKIGGSELVAHTNEFREAARSPKGDEALITGAKALALIALRLVTEPELLKRIKEEFIETKK